The following coding sequences are from one Salinicoccus sp. Bachu38 window:
- a CDS encoding multidrug effflux MFS transporter has translation MNLTQEEKTRKFWIVVLLGLLTAIGPLSMDMYLPALPIVATDLDTTASLAQLSLTACLIGLAAGQLIFGPLSDIMGRKRPLLYTLAIYAVVSALCAFTGNIWVFVLLRFIQGFTGAAGIVIARAAARDMYMGKELTKAFALLALVNGAAPILAPISGGMILSFGSWPVVFLVIAAIGVLLLLSVSFMFKETLEESNRSEGSMFAVVKTFGDLFKDKVFMGIAFTQALIMSAMFAYIAGSPFVLQNIYEVSPQQFSLIFAMNGLGIIVAAQVAGRLSSSVDEVRILLVGVSMSVIGSLLLILVVVLELSLLPMLIALLLVVSSVGMVSTTAFSLGMQNQKKSAGSASAFLGLLPFIGGALVSPLVGMAGDEAAWPMGLVIILCSIGALLIFLGFVRHRPVAD, from the coding sequence ATGAACTTGACTCAGGAAGAAAAAACCCGGAAGTTCTGGATTGTCGTACTGCTTGGTCTGCTGACTGCAATCGGCCCATTGTCGATGGACATGTATCTGCCGGCACTGCCGATTGTTGCAACCGACCTCGACACCACTGCATCGCTCGCCCAGCTCAGCCTGACGGCTTGCCTGATCGGTCTTGCAGCCGGTCAGCTCATCTTTGGGCCGCTCAGCGACATCATGGGGCGGAAACGACCGCTTCTGTATACACTGGCCATATATGCGGTGGTCTCAGCACTGTGTGCCTTCACCGGCAACATCTGGGTGTTCGTGCTGCTTCGCTTCATCCAGGGGTTCACAGGCGCAGCAGGCATCGTCATCGCCCGGGCGGCGGCAAGGGACATGTACATGGGAAAAGAGTTGACGAAGGCATTTGCACTGTTGGCGCTGGTCAATGGGGCGGCACCGATACTTGCCCCAATTTCAGGCGGCATGATCCTCAGTTTCGGTTCATGGCCGGTCGTCTTCCTGGTCATCGCAGCCATCGGGGTGCTCCTGCTCCTGTCGGTTTCCTTCATGTTCAAGGAGACACTGGAGGAATCGAACCGTTCAGAGGGCAGCATGTTTGCCGTCGTCAAAACGTTCGGCGACCTCTTCAAAGACAAGGTTTTCATGGGCATCGCCTTCACCCAGGCGCTGATCATGTCCGCCATGTTCGCCTACATAGCTGGTTCGCCTTTTGTCCTGCAGAACATCTATGAAGTTTCTCCGCAGCAGTTCTCGCTCATATTCGCGATGAATGGTCTCGGTATCATCGTGGCGGCCCAGGTTGCTGGAAGACTGTCCTCATCGGTGGATGAAGTGAGGATACTGCTGGTGGGCGTGTCGATGTCCGTCATCGGCAGCCTGCTGCTCATATTGGTCGTCGTGCTGGAGCTGTCCCTCCTGCCGATGCTCATCGCTCTGCTACTGGTCGTATCCAGTGTCGGCATGGTGTCGACGACTGCCTTCTCGCTCGGAATGCAGAACCAGAAGAAATCCGCCGGCAGCGCTTCAGCGTTCCTTGGTCTGCTGCCATTCATCGGCGGTGCACTCGTATCTCCGCTAGTTGGTATGGCAGGGGACGAGGCGGCATGGCCCATGGGGCTCGTCATCATCCTGTGCAGTATTGGGGCACTGCTCATATTCCTTGGCTTTGTGAGGCATCGGCCGGTTGCCGACTGA
- a CDS encoding transporter substrate-binding domain-containing protein gives MRKWYMFLALTFVLVMSACGESSANEEEAGNVIKIGSTPDGYPQVYSENGEVKGFSADVYQEVFDRLGYEIEWSLTDWTGALASLETGKVDTLANFAVTPERQEKYNYTDPYYYSRAGLGVAQDNEDINSLEDVQGKRVANVTGSNYGDVLKAQDQADGIELVNYDTMDVIISDVATGNIDAFVTGRETLLAQIQDKGIPLRVTEEAFGEKLVALPFAKTEENNQLIEEINGALQEMREDGTLSEISNEWFGEDVTVSAEE, from the coding sequence ATGAGGAAATGGTATATGTTTTTGGCGTTAACATTTGTACTCGTCATGAGTGCATGTGGAGAATCCAGTGCCAATGAAGAGGAAGCAGGTAATGTTATAAAAATTGGTTCGACACCGGATGGATACCCGCAAGTGTATTCGGAAAATGGTGAAGTCAAAGGGTTCAGCGCAGATGTCTATCAGGAAGTCTTCGATCGCTTGGGATATGAAATCGAATGGTCGCTGACGGACTGGACGGGCGCTCTGGCTTCCCTCGAGACCGGCAAGGTGGATACACTGGCCAATTTCGCAGTAACACCGGAAAGGCAGGAAAAGTACAACTATACCGATCCCTATTACTATTCCAGAGCAGGACTTGGGGTCGCGCAGGACAATGAAGACATCAATTCGCTGGAGGATGTCCAGGGCAAACGGGTAGCCAATGTCACCGGGTCGAACTATGGTGATGTTCTGAAGGCCCAGGACCAGGCGGATGGAATAGAACTGGTGAACTACGACACCATGGATGTCATCATCAGCGATGTGGCTACTGGAAATATTGATGCCTTTGTCACCGGCAGGGAGACGCTGCTTGCACAAATACAGGACAAGGGGATTCCGCTCAGGGTTACGGAAGAGGCATTTGGAGAAAAACTGGTCGCTCTGCCATTTGCCAAAACCGAAGAGAATAACCAGCTCATCGAGGAGATCAATGGTGCCCTCCAGGAAATGAGGGAGGACGGCACTTTGTCTGAAATCTCCAATGAATGGTTTGGTGAAGATGTGACCGTAAGTGCTGAGGAATAG
- a CDS encoding aldo/keto reductase: MKNVEFHNGNTMPQVGLGVFRVEDGEECKNAVKHAIVNGYRSIDTAMIYKNEKSVGEGIKEGIKEAGIDRSDLFVTSKLWFDDYGQGNVEKAYDTSLENLQLDYLDLYLVHWPGTDEELMIQTWQEMEHLYNNDRVENIGVSNFMIPHLERLLQRTDVKPVINQVEYHPYLVQNDLKLFLESRKIIMESWSPLMNAKILTDETINEIAEETGKSPAQVVIRWNIENGLVTIPKSVTPERIEENIDVFDFSLSDAQINRIDQLNKDTRIGSDPATFNGKK; encoded by the coding sequence ATGAAGAATGTTGAATTTCACAATGGAAATACGATGCCACAAGTGGGCCTGGGTGTATTCAGGGTTGAAGATGGTGAAGAATGTAAAAATGCAGTCAAACATGCGATTGTAAATGGCTACCGCAGTATCGACACGGCCATGATATACAAAAATGAAAAGAGTGTCGGAGAAGGGATCAAGGAAGGCATCAAGGAAGCGGGGATCGACCGCTCCGATCTTTTCGTAACTTCCAAACTATGGTTTGACGACTATGGTCAGGGAAATGTGGAGAAGGCCTACGATACTTCTTTGGAAAATCTGCAGCTCGACTATCTGGACCTGTACCTCGTACATTGGCCGGGCACGGATGAAGAGCTTATGATTCAGACATGGCAGGAGATGGAACATCTGTACAATAACGACCGGGTCGAAAACATCGGCGTCAGCAACTTCATGATTCCACACTTGGAAAGACTTCTGCAGCGGACGGATGTCAAGCCGGTCATCAACCAGGTGGAGTATCACCCCTACCTTGTCCAGAATGATTTGAAGCTGTTCCTGGAGTCCCGTAAGATCATCATGGAATCCTGGTCACCACTGATGAACGCCAAAATACTGACTGATGAGACCATCAATGAGATTGCGGAAGAAACCGGCAAGTCTCCAGCCCAGGTTGTCATCCGCTGGAATATTGAAAATGGTCTCGTCACCATTCCGAAGTCGGTGACACCTGAGAGAATCGAAGAAAATATAGACGTATTCGATTTCTCCCTCAGTGATGCGCAGATTAACCGGATCGACCAGTTGAATAAAGATACTCGCATTGGTTCGGACCCTGCCACATTCAATGGCAAGAAATAG
- a CDS encoding GNAT family N-acetyltransferase — protein sequence MEIKEIKDIQNDREELSRLFQEVVAQGASMNYLHPMSDETAIRYWDGVLSAHVHLYVAILDGQIAGTVQLHLSDKENGQHRAEIAKLMTHPAVRRKGVAKSLLQHAEQAAIRKNRWLLMLDTEKDGPANVLYQAEGYKLIGEIPEYSQDPFGEYKNVNVYYKLLK from the coding sequence ATGGAAATCAAAGAAATAAAAGATATTCAGAACGACCGGGAGGAATTGTCACGGCTATTCCAGGAAGTCGTGGCCCAGGGCGCCTCCATGAACTACCTGCACCCGATGAGTGATGAAACAGCCATCCGCTATTGGGATGGCGTCCTGTCCGCCCATGTCCATCTATACGTCGCCATACTGGATGGACAGATAGCAGGTACAGTCCAGCTGCATCTCAGCGATAAGGAAAACGGACAGCACCGGGCGGAAATCGCCAAACTGATGACGCATCCAGCTGTCCGCAGGAAAGGTGTCGCAAAATCATTGCTGCAGCATGCAGAACAGGCGGCCATCCGGAAAAATAGGTGGCTGTTGATGCTGGATACCGAAAAGGATGGTCCGGCAAATGTCCTCTACCAGGCGGAAGGATATAAGCTCATTGGTGAAATCCCTGAGTATTCACAGGATCCATTTGGAGAATATAAGAATGTAAATGTCTACTACAAGCTTTTGAAATGA
- a CDS encoding AGE family epimerase/isomerase: MADSLDSSIDFKDEAELRKQVFKILDFYYPACIDHEKGGYINGFLDDGSINDTVTKHLVATNRYIYIFSIGAILDGPEWCLESARHGIRFLKEHHLDQDNNGYFFELKGTDVENDSKMAYGHAFTLLASAIAYEAGVEEAKDVLDNVYGVLETHFWDPEHGFYKDEWNAAWTSLSSYRGQNPNMHMCEAMLTAYEATGEEKYLDKAYTLAEGVTGKLAERSGGMVWENYTPEWQPDWEFNKNNTKDEFRPFGFVPGHQFEWSKLLMWLDRHQSEPWMLERSEALFHKGWDLGLDQEYGGIFFALSPERKVIDDDKNYWVMAEAISAASLLAAKTDNAFYWDAYDQLFQYSSEHLMDHAHGGWYKLLNRENQPYSDVKTSPPKTDYHPVAAYYQSILAFD, encoded by the coding sequence ATGGCAGATTCACTTGATTCATCCATCGACTTCAAAGATGAAGCGGAATTGAGAAAGCAGGTATTCAAGATATTGGATTTCTACTATCCTGCCTGCATCGACCATGAAAAGGGCGGTTATATCAACGGCTTTCTGGACGATGGTTCAATCAACGATACCGTCACAAAGCATCTGGTGGCGACGAACCGATACATCTACATCTTCAGCATAGGTGCCATACTGGATGGTCCCGAATGGTGCCTTGAATCAGCACGACACGGCATCCGTTTCCTGAAGGAACATCACCTGGATCAGGATAATAATGGCTACTTCTTCGAGTTGAAAGGCACCGATGTGGAGAACGATTCAAAGATGGCCTACGGGCATGCCTTTACGCTTCTTGCATCCGCAATCGCGTATGAAGCGGGCGTCGAAGAAGCGAAAGACGTTCTGGATAATGTGTATGGAGTATTGGAGACGCATTTCTGGGACCCCGAACATGGATTCTACAAAGACGAATGGAACGCCGCCTGGACGTCTCTTTCGTCTTACAGGGGCCAAAATCCGAACATGCACATGTGCGAAGCAATGCTGACTGCATATGAAGCGACCGGGGAAGAGAAGTATCTGGATAAGGCATATACCCTGGCTGAAGGTGTGACCGGGAAACTGGCAGAGCGTTCCGGTGGCATGGTCTGGGAGAACTATACACCGGAGTGGCAACCCGATTGGGAATTCAATAAGAACAACACCAAAGACGAATTCCGTCCGTTCGGTTTTGTACCCGGACACCAGTTTGAGTGGAGCAAGCTTTTGATGTGGCTGGATAGGCATCAGTCAGAACCTTGGATGCTCGAGAGGTCTGAAGCACTATTCCATAAAGGCTGGGATCTCGGCTTGGACCAGGAATACGGCGGCATCTTCTTTGCGTTATCTCCGGAAAGGAAAGTCATCGATGATGACAAGAACTACTGGGTGATGGCAGAAGCCATTTCCGCTGCATCACTCCTGGCGGCCAAGACCGACAATGCATTCTACTGGGATGCCTACGACCAGCTGTTCCAGTATTCATCGGAGCATCTGATGGATCATGCGCATGGTGGCTGGTACAAATTGCTGAACAGGGAGAACCAGCCTTATAGTGATGTGAAAACCTCCCCTCCTAAAACGGACTATCATCCTGTGGCTGCATACTACCAGTCGATTCTTGCATTTGATTAA
- a CDS encoding SDR family oxidoreductase, with amino-acid sequence MSELDKQTYLSDGVKPQTQSQQPGVEREMEPEPVYELESHVGSGKLKGKVALITGGDSGIGKAVAIGYAKEGAHIAISYLDEHEDAEDTKQRVEQEGVTCTLHAGDIADEAFCFKVVEEVIEKHGKLNILVNNAARQEVKNSVVDISAEQFKHTFDVNFFAMVHFTKAAIPHLQAGDSLIYTTSINAYVGNKALIDYTSTKGAIVAFARSVAQELAEKGIRVNGVAPGPIWTPLIPATMPTDMQESFGVSSPLGRPGQPADLVEPYILLASEGSAYMTGQFIHVNGGTYISS; translated from the coding sequence ATGAGTGAACTCGATAAACAGACGTATTTATCAGATGGTGTGAAGCCACAGACGCAGTCCCAGCAGCCCGGAGTAGAAAGGGAAATGGAGCCTGAACCGGTCTATGAACTGGAAAGCCATGTCGGTTCCGGCAAGCTGAAAGGAAAAGTTGCCCTGATTACCGGCGGTGACAGCGGAATCGGAAAAGCAGTTGCCATCGGCTATGCAAAGGAAGGGGCACATATCGCAATTTCCTACTTGGATGAGCATGAAGACGCCGAGGATACAAAGCAGCGGGTCGAGCAGGAGGGTGTAACGTGTACGCTGCATGCGGGGGACATTGCGGATGAAGCATTCTGCTTTAAAGTGGTGGAAGAAGTGATTGAAAAGCACGGCAAGCTGAATATTCTGGTCAACAATGCTGCGCGGCAGGAAGTGAAGAACAGCGTCGTGGACATCAGCGCTGAGCAGTTCAAACACACATTTGACGTCAATTTCTTTGCGATGGTGCATTTTACGAAAGCCGCAATTCCGCATCTGCAGGCTGGAGACAGCCTGATTTATACGACATCAATCAATGCATATGTCGGCAATAAGGCACTGATTGACTATACATCCACCAAAGGTGCCATAGTCGCTTTTGCCCGTTCGGTCGCCCAGGAGCTTGCCGAGAAAGGCATCCGGGTGAACGGTGTTGCACCTGGCCCAATCTGGACGCCGCTGATTCCGGCTACGATGCCGACCGATATGCAGGAATCATTTGGTGTCTCGTCCCCTCTCGGCCGTCCTGGACAGCCTGCAGATCTGGTCGAACCTTACATTCTGCTGGCTTCGGAAGGATCCGCCTATATGACCGGCCAGTTCATCCATGTAAATGGTGGGACGTACATCTCATCCTGA
- a CDS encoding sodium/glutamate symporter has protein sequence MLPNEVIDSGTLNNLFFYIMMMGLLLVLAVFIRLKFKIFKKYFIPAALIAGVIGLGLGPYGLNLFSEAMVSTWGSLAGILISIVFAPMLLGMRKSDSKGKSKLMLRHLVYSYTASLLQIGVPLVVAALVIVPLFDLNEMFGTIIEVGWAGGHGTAAGMMEVYTDLGWAEGGSLAVTTATIAIVFGIISGVIMINHGVKKGYTSVVKSTEEIKGENKDDLINIENQKLNSKGTLNPDMVEGYAFHLGLISIAVIIGWFIQQFVTLFVTGIPLFPLAMIGGLIVNAIIMRTKYSVTIDKHTLNRIQGLALDFLVLGAVASIQIPVVINFALPLLIITAVSIALLLWYFYYLGPKFFPEEWFENAIVHYGAYSGVTAIGLMLLRTADPEMKTEAGQGFALRAPFYSPILGGGLITSIIPVLVVNSGALLIGLGAIGIVIILLIISHFTGLINIMPSRSVKLSRARSN, from the coding sequence ATGTTACCTAACGAAGTGATCGATTCTGGAACTTTAAACAATTTATTTTTTTATATAATGATGATGGGACTTCTCTTGGTATTGGCTGTATTTATTAGATTAAAATTCAAAATTTTCAAGAAGTACTTTATCCCAGCGGCTCTAATAGCAGGTGTTATTGGATTGGGATTAGGACCATATGGACTTAACTTATTCTCTGAAGCTATGGTTTCAACTTGGGGTAGCTTGGCTGGTATACTCATTTCTATTGTTTTTGCGCCTATGCTACTAGGAATGAGAAAAAGCGATAGCAAAGGCAAATCAAAATTAATGTTAAGACACTTAGTGTATAGCTATACAGCAAGTCTGCTTCAAATAGGGGTGCCATTAGTCGTAGCTGCTTTAGTAATAGTGCCACTTTTTGATTTGAATGAAATGTTTGGGACTATTATAGAAGTAGGATGGGCAGGTGGTCATGGAACTGCAGCAGGAATGATGGAAGTTTATACAGACCTTGGCTGGGCAGAAGGTGGTTCACTGGCTGTTACTACTGCAACGATAGCTATAGTATTTGGAATAATCTCCGGTGTAATCATGATTAATCACGGGGTCAAGAAGGGGTACACTTCTGTAGTAAAGAGTACTGAAGAAATTAAAGGTGAAAATAAAGACGATCTAATTAACATTGAAAACCAAAAACTCAATTCAAAAGGCACTTTAAATCCTGACATGGTAGAAGGTTATGCTTTTCATCTAGGGTTGATCTCCATAGCAGTTATTATCGGTTGGTTTATACAGCAATTTGTCACTTTGTTTGTCACAGGCATACCACTATTTCCGTTGGCGATGATTGGAGGGCTAATAGTAAATGCTATAATTATGAGGACGAAATATAGTGTCACAATTGATAAGCATACTTTAAATCGTATACAAGGATTGGCACTAGATTTCTTAGTTTTAGGAGCAGTAGCTTCTATACAAATACCGGTAGTTATTAACTTTGCTTTACCATTGTTAATTATTACAGCAGTTTCTATTGCCCTTTTACTATGGTATTTTTATTACCTGGGTCCAAAATTCTTCCCTGAAGAATGGTTTGAAAACGCAATAGTTCATTATGGAGCATATAGCGGTGTAACAGCTATTGGTTTAATGCTGCTAAGAACCGCTGATCCTGAAATGAAGACTGAAGCAGGGCAAGGGTTCGCGTTGAGAGCACCATTTTACAGCCCTATTTTAGGTGGAGGACTAATAACTTCTATTATCCCAGTTCTAGTAGTGAACAGTGGCGCATTATTAATTGGATTGGGAGCAATAGGGATAGTGATTATACTACTCATTATTAGTCACTTTACAGGCTTAATAAATATAATGCCTAGCAGAAGTGTTAAACTAAGTAGGGCAAGAAGTAATTAA
- a CDS encoding NAD/NADP-dependent octopine/nopaline dehydrogenase family protein, which yields MRFTIIGAGNGGLAFAAFLSKQGYNVNLFDKFTEIIEPIQTNNNKIEFNEDKENYSVQLDVITDNLNESIQYADFIFVVTPAFIHETLAYELASIIKKKQIVILHPGRTGGAIIFKNIFNKFNKNNIIGETETLLFSCRKINGTKVKVYGKKNYVGLATIPSDKSVEVTSSLNQAIPYFKPFENILETSLNNMGAVFHPAPLIFNINRIENKEEFKFYLDGITPLISTYIEKIDQERIKVAKAYNLEVPNALEWLNTKYGVKSSNLYDSLQKNKSYSSITAPSTVMTRYVLEDVPMSLVPISHLAKEKKIEVPIINSLIKFASDIYNKDFYNEGRNLKDLSMYID from the coding sequence ATGAGGTTTACAATTATTGGAGCAGGTAACGGAGGACTAGCTTTTGCAGCATTTTTATCTAAACAGGGTTATAACGTTAACTTATTTGATAAATTCACTGAAATCATTGAACCCATTCAAACAAACAATAATAAGATAGAATTCAATGAAGACAAAGAGAATTACTCTGTGCAATTAGACGTGATAACAGATAATCTAAATGAGTCAATCCAGTATGCTGACTTTATCTTTGTTGTCACACCTGCATTTATTCATGAAACTTTGGCTTATGAATTGGCTAGTATTATTAAGAAGAAGCAAATAGTTATTTTACATCCAGGGAGAACTGGTGGTGCTATAATATTTAAAAATATTTTTAATAAGTTCAATAAAAATAATATTATAGGGGAAACTGAGACATTACTATTCTCTTGTAGGAAAATAAATGGTACTAAAGTTAAAGTTTACGGCAAGAAAAACTATGTAGGACTAGCTACAATCCCTTCAGATAAATCAGTCGAAGTAACTAGTTCTTTAAATCAAGCAATCCCTTATTTTAAACCTTTCGAAAACATACTGGAAACAAGTTTGAATAATATGGGTGCTGTCTTTCATCCCGCTCCTTTAATTTTCAACATTAACAGAATAGAAAACAAAGAAGAATTTAAATTTTACTTAGATGGTATTACCCCATTAATTTCAACTTATATAGAAAAGATTGATCAAGAAAGGATAAAAGTAGCTAAAGCATATAACCTAGAGGTTCCAAACGCTCTAGAGTGGCTAAATACTAAATATGGTGTTAAGAGTTCAAATCTATATGATAGTTTACAAAAAAATAAAAGTTATTCTTCAATTACAGCTCCTTCTACAGTAATGACTAGATATGTACTCGAAGATGTACCAATGAGTTTAGTTCCAATCTCTCACCTTGCTAAAGAAAAAAAGATAGAGGTTCCCATAATAAATTCCTTAATAAAGTTTGCTTCTGACATATATAACAAAGATTTTTATAATGAAGGAAGAAACTTAAAGGATTTGTCTATGTATATCGATTAA
- a CDS encoding SDR family NAD(P)-dependent oxidoreductase → MSGNKFVMITGSTSGIGFELAKLFAKDNYDVAMSGSSEKIYESAKEIEKLGVETYPLQADASTYEGVEDFWKFVEGRNRKLDAAVLNVGVSLGGAFIDNNLEEELKLIDINISGTVHTAKRVVNHMVPNKEGNILIVSSLSATLPTPYETVYGPSKAFAFMFAEALREELKDTGVNVTAMLPGATNTDFHHNAGMDSTYFGDDSIKNDKKEVAKQGYEALMNRLDHVVCGDEETKKQAEENRRTPEPVKAANHAKKAKPQE, encoded by the coding sequence ATGTCTGGAAATAAATTTGTAATGATCACGGGATCGACTTCCGGTATCGGCTTTGAACTGGCAAAACTATTCGCGAAAGACAACTATGATGTGGCCATGTCCGGCTCAAGTGAGAAAATCTACGAATCAGCGAAAGAAATCGAGAAATTGGGTGTCGAGACCTACCCGCTTCAGGCAGATGCATCCACCTATGAAGGGGTCGAGGATTTCTGGAAATTTGTAGAAGGCAGGAATCGCAAGCTCGATGCAGCCGTATTGAATGTCGGTGTCAGTCTGGGCGGTGCTTTCATTGATAATAATCTTGAAGAGGAACTGAAGCTGATCGATATCAATATTTCCGGGACTGTCCATACAGCCAAACGTGTCGTGAATCATATGGTACCGAACAAGGAGGGAAACATTCTGATCGTCTCTTCCCTTTCCGCCACCCTTCCTACGCCATATGAAACAGTCTATGGTCCTTCGAAAGCGTTCGCCTTCATGTTTGCCGAGGCGCTAAGAGAGGAACTTAAAGATACAGGAGTCAATGTGACAGCTATGCTTCCTGGTGCGACCAACACGGACTTCCACCACAATGCCGGTATGGATTCAACCTACTTCGGTGACGACAGCATCAAGAATGATAAGAAAGAAGTTGCCAAGCAGGGCTATGAAGCACTGATGAACAGGTTGGACCATGTCGTCTGTGGTGATGAAGAAACGAAGAAACAGGCAGAGGAAAATAGAAGAACACCTGAGCCTGTCAAAGCGGCAAACCATGCCAAGAAGGCCAAACCTCAGGAATAA
- a CDS encoding MurR/RpiR family transcriptional regulator: MTLFEKIQNSINEVSEAKKRVAYYILDNWLEAAFTTARKVSIEANVSESVVVRYSQDLGFTGFPELQKEIQKMAKNRLSLSFTTGKETEPNNVEGDFLEINDEIRNVYNSEIRNLNSIMYNNNLETFINFKNDILNANKILILARKNSYGPAEILNGHINEIFSKSILINGETIEALDYIRGLSEEDLVIFISIPSISKRMEDFSNYVKERNVKQIAITNNHFTNISKNAHTLLATYVDSLSFSNSHIGTIFIIDIINYLLTTQEGPTIFKNIEEMKLLNERFGLTKDNNL; encoded by the coding sequence ATGACACTTTTTGAAAAAATTCAAAATTCAATAAACGAAGTGAGCGAGGCGAAAAAGAGGGTTGCTTACTATATCCTTGACAATTGGTTAGAAGCAGCATTCACAACTGCTAGGAAGGTATCAATAGAGGCAAACGTTAGTGAATCAGTAGTAGTAAGATATTCTCAAGATCTTGGATTTACTGGCTTCCCAGAGTTACAAAAAGAAATACAAAAAATGGCAAAAAATAGGTTGTCTTTATCTTTTACAACTGGAAAAGAAACAGAACCCAATAATGTTGAAGGTGACTTTCTTGAAATAAATGACGAAATACGGAATGTTTATAATAGCGAAATTAGAAATTTAAATAGTATTATGTATAATAATAATCTTGAAACATTTATAAATTTTAAAAATGATATATTAAATGCAAATAAAATATTAATCCTTGCAAGAAAAAATTCCTATGGTCCAGCAGAAATTCTAAACGGTCATATCAATGAAATTTTTTCAAAGTCAATTCTTATAAACGGAGAAACTATAGAAGCACTTGATTATATAAGAGGCTTGAGCGAAGAAGATTTGGTTATATTTATTTCTATACCATCAATTTCAAAAAGAATGGAAGACTTTAGTAACTATGTTAAAGAAAGAAATGTCAAACAGATAGCAATCACAAATAATCATTTTACTAATATTAGTAAAAATGCTCATACTTTATTAGCTACGTACGTAGATTCACTTTCTTTTTCTAATTCTCACATAGGGACAATATTCATAATAGATATAATAAACTATTTATTAACCACACAAGAAGGACCAACAATATTTAAGAATATAGAGGAGATGAAACTTTTAAATGAAAGATTCGGTCTAACAAAAGACAACAATTTATAA
- a CDS encoding glucose 1-dehydrogenase, with protein MKRVDGKVAIVTGGARGMGASHVQKLASEGAKVVFTDLDIEAGKALQEDIGPDVLFLEQDVTDADAWGSVIEEAAHTFGPVSVLVNNAGINYSAAMEEFSEDAYDRVIEVNQKAVFLGMKAVVPSMKQAGEGSIINISSIGGIRGRLESIAYSASKFAVTGMTKVAALELGQYGIRVNSIHPSLVNTDMFSENAGGGSVAGDRPLGRVLTKEEVSNLVLHLASDESSYTTGAECVIDGGLTAR; from the coding sequence ATGAAAAGAGTGGACGGAAAAGTTGCGATAGTTACCGGGGGCGCCAGGGGCATGGGCGCTTCCCATGTGCAAAAGCTTGCCTCTGAAGGGGCAAAGGTAGTGTTTACGGATCTGGATATCGAAGCGGGGAAAGCTTTGCAGGAGGATATCGGGCCGGATGTTCTATTCCTGGAACAGGATGTGACGGATGCAGATGCCTGGGGAAGCGTAATAGAGGAAGCGGCGCACACCTTTGGCCCTGTCAGTGTACTGGTCAACAATGCAGGCATAAACTACAGTGCTGCAATGGAGGAGTTTTCAGAGGATGCATATGATCGTGTAATAGAAGTGAATCAGAAAGCGGTATTCCTGGGGATGAAAGCCGTCGTGCCTTCCATGAAACAGGCAGGAGAAGGCTCCATCATCAATATCTCATCCATCGGCGGAATACGGGGGCGTCTGGAGAGCATCGCCTACAGCGCCTCGAAGTTTGCGGTGACCGGGATGACGAAAGTTGCGGCCCTCGAACTCGGACAGTACGGTATTCGGGTCAATTCAATCCACCCGAGCCTTGTGAATACGGACATGTTTTCCGAGAATGCCGGAGGAGGCAGCGTGGCGGGTGACCGGCCGCTTGGCAGGGTGCTGACGAAGGAGGAAGTCTCCAATCTCGTACTGCACCTGGCCTCTGATGAATCCAGTTATACTACCGGTGCCGAATGTGTAATCGACGGCGGACTGACAGCAAGATGA